The stretch of DNA ATTCTCAGCAATCAAAATTTGATCCCATGGCGTGCAGTTCGATCAATGTGGATCAATTCGGAATGGTTGCCCGGTCGGATCTGTTTCAGGATTGCTGACTGTAGGCGACGATTATCGAGCGTGCAGCGAGTACCATCATCCCGGTCTTCACGAACCAAACACACCTGAACCCCTCTAGAAATGTCCAAAGTTGAACTCCAGAGGATAACGGCTCTTGGCGGCTTTCTCCGACTCACAATTGAAATCGGCTTCTCCTGATCCTTCGCCTGTTGGCGGATTTCGAGCAGGTCTCCTGTTGCTGTGTATGGCAACGGGAATCGCGACCATCATCGCGGTAGTCATTGCCTATGAGCCAGCACTTCAAGGCGAATTTCTCTTTGACGATCAGGGATCAATTACTTCCAACCCTTCGATTCGTGATCTATGGCGAATGGATCAGATTCTGGCTCCACCTCCCCGCGGCGGCACAACTGTCGATGGCCGCCCTGTTCTTAACCTGACTTTCGCCCTCAATTACGCGATCGGAGCCGAATCAACCTTCAGTTACCATCTTCTGAATATTGTCATCCATCTCGTGAATACTCTGCTGATCATCTGCCTGATGACCTGTGCATTGAGTTGGATCCAACCCGATCTCTCACGCGAATATCGGTGGCTCATCGGTTGGATTGCCGGTCTTCTGTGGGCCATTCATCCCTTGCCAGTCGCGGCCGTGGCCTACATTTCACAACGGGCTGAGTCACTCTCCGCGATGTTTCTGCTTCTGGCGATGGTACTCTTTTCAATTTCCATTCTAAGATCTCAGCTGATACAAATTCTGCAGGTCGCCCCAATTCTGTTCCTCGGTAGTCTCACAAAAGAAACCATGGTGGGTGCACCACTCATTCTGATGCTTTATGACCGGGCCTTTTACGCGACCTCTTGGCAGGAACTCCGGAAACGACGCTCGCTCGTGCATCTGGCGAACTGGCTCGTTGTCGGTATTGGTATTGCGATTGGTCAGGTATTGGGAGGACGTGGATCGTCCGCAGGATTCGATGGCAAACTCAGTTCCTTGGATTACTTCGGTTTACAGTCCATAAATGTTCCAAACTACTTTTGGAAGACCATCTGGCCAACAGGCCTCGCCGTTGACTACGGCATCCAGCAGCCCTACGACCCGCTGGTCTCTACGGGACTGTCAATCGCCGCGCTGATTGTCTTCCTCGCCTCCTGCTTCTGGTATTGGCAAAACCCAAAATCTGGTTTTCTCCCTCTCGCAATCCTCGTCTGGATGGCTCCAAGTTCCAGCTTTATTCCCATCCAGACCCAAACCGGTGGCGAGCATCGCTTTTACCTTCCTGCCGCAGGCGTTATTTGCAGCATCATTTTGCTGTTAATCGAATGGGCCACGCGTCAATCGAAGTCAACTGATCACAAGATCTCTTCCACACGCTGGCTCA from Planctopirus ephydatiae encodes:
- a CDS encoding tetratricopeptide repeat protein; amino-acid sequence: MAAFSDSQLKSASPDPSPVGGFRAGLLLLCMATGIATIIAVVIAYEPALQGEFLFDDQGSITSNPSIRDLWRMDQILAPPPRGGTTVDGRPVLNLTFALNYAIGAESTFSYHLLNIVIHLVNTLLIICLMTCALSWIQPDLSREYRWLIGWIAGLLWAIHPLPVAAVAYISQRAESLSAMFLLLAMVLFSISILRSQLIQILQVAPILFLGSLTKETMVGAPLILMLYDRAFYATSWQELRKRRSLVHLANWLVVGIGIAIGQVLGGRGSSAGFDGKLSSLDYFGLQSINVPNYFWKTIWPTGLAVDYGIQQPYDPLVSTGLSIAALIVFLASCFWYWQNPKSGFLPLAILVWMAPSSSFIPIQTQTGGEHRFYLPAAGVICSIILLLIEWATRQSKSTDHKISSTRWLIIIGIVSILLMIPITRQYSSQFATSGQLLASLAENRPSNWRAVTTRSRQLAAAGQCPEAIALCERAEHLSGNRYEAALAKGACFELCQKGSEAVAQYRQAVQLRPLEMAGYYGLGRSLKILEDRVGAVSQLTRALEIQPLAIVFCERGDIFLEAGRMAEAKADFLSAVSLDPFCHRALSNLAGLTLEAGDMQTARALFERAIACDPKDVQSHYWLAAILATNGERARALYHAKVAASLSSNPLCHELLQRLTNEEVRPQAD